From the genome of Ziziphus jujuba cultivar Dongzao chromosome 6, ASM3175591v1, one region includes:
- the LOC107431563 gene encoding probable inactive shikimate kinase like 2, chloroplastic isoform X1, which yields MAAPAISKALFSSYFSQKNPVRTQNHTFLVKSSKPTFTSFTITRLSLFLLPRSFQTTQSSISSNNSSSRFSCRCQSLSTIPVSTKEYEFFDASSEVELRLQLGGWNIQSSKDIFVDANDTSLTIRAQHSGSLITLLETNKLFDKVKPAETIWFIDDDQLVVNLKKQDPDLKWPDIAEAWESLIAGSSQFLKGASIYIIGDSTEINQKVSRELAVGIGYTPLSTKELLESTKELLETFAKQSIDSWVLAEGPDSVAEAETAILESLSSHVRAVVATLGGHQGAARRADKWRHLYAGFTVWLSQTEAIDEDSAKEEARRTIEDGRLAYSNADVVVKFQGWDADNAKSVAQACLSALKQLILSDKKLPGKKSLYIRLGCRGDWPNIKPPGWDPSTGDEVASPGS from the exons ATGGCCGCTCCGGCCATTTCCAAAGCTCTGTTCAGTTCCTACTTCTCCCAAAAAAACCCAGTtcgaacccaaaaccacacttTCCTTGTGAAATCCTCCAAACCCACTTTCACTTCCTTCACAATCACCaggctctctctctttcttcttcctcgtTCATTTCAAACCACCCAATCTTCCATTTCTTCCAACAACTCCTCTTCTCGCTTCTCATGTCGCTGCCAGAGTCTCTCCACGATCCCAGTTTCCACCAAGGAATACGAG TTCTTTGATGCTTCTTCGGAGGTGGAACTGAGACTACAGCTAGGGGGCTGGAATATCCAAAGCTCTAAAGATATCTTTGTGGATGCAAATGACACCTCTTTAACAATCAGAGCACAGCACTCTGGGTCTCTTATTACACTTCTAGAAACTAATAAACTGTTTGACAAAGTAAAGCCTGCTGAAACAATATG GTTTATAGATGATGATCAACTGGTCGTAAATTTGAAGAAGCAGGATCCAGATTTAAAATGGCCTGATATTGCAGAGGCCTGGGAATCCCTGATAGCAGGATCATCACAGTTTCTGAAAGGCGCATCAATCTATATTATTGGAGACTCGACTGAAATCAACCAGAAAGTCAGTCGAGAACTTGCAGTCGGCATTGG TTACACACCACTAAGTACAAAAGAGTTGCTGGAAAGTACAAAAGAGTTGCTGGAAACATTTGCCAAGCAGAGCATTGATTCAT GGGTACTTGCTGAAGGCCCTGATTCTGTAGCAGAAGCAGAAACTGCTATATTAGAAAGTTTAAGTAG TCATGTCCGAGCTGTAGTTGCAACGTTAGGAGGGCACCAGGGAGCTGCAAGAAGGGCTGATAAATGGCGACATCTTTATGCAGGGTTTACTGTATGGCTGTCACAGACTGAAGCCATAG ATGAAGATTCAGCAAAAGAAGAAGCCAGGAGAACCATTGAAGATGGTAGGCTAGCTTATTCAAATGCAGATGTGGTTGTGAAATTTCAAGGTTGGGATGCTGATAATGCTAAAAGTGTGGCACAGGCATGCTTGAGTGCCCTTAAACAATTAATTCTATCAGACAAGAAACTTCCAG GTAAGAAGAGCCTTTATATAAGATTGGGATGCCGTGGTGATTGGCCAAACATTAAGCCTCCTGGATGGGATCCATCAACTGGGGATGAAGTAGCATCTCCTGGTTCATAg
- the LOC107431563 gene encoding probable inactive shikimate kinase like 2, chloroplastic isoform X2, which yields MSLPESLHDPSFHQGIRGSYCQVKIMQFFDASSEVELRLQLGGWNIQSSKDIFVDANDTSLTIRAQHSGSLITLLETNKLFDKVKPAETIWFIDDDQLVVNLKKQDPDLKWPDIAEAWESLIAGSSQFLKGASIYIIGDSTEINQKVSRELAVGIGYTPLSTKELLESTKELLETFAKQSIDSWVLAEGPDSVAEAETAILESLSSHVRAVVATLGGHQGAARRADKWRHLYAGFTVWLSQTEAIDEDSAKEEARRTIEDGRLAYSNADVVVKFQGWDADNAKSVAQACLSALKQLILSDKKLPGKKSLYIRLGCRGDWPNIKPPGWDPSTGDEVASPGS from the exons ATGTCGCTGCCAGAGTCTCTCCACGATCCCAGTTTCCACCAAGGAATACGAG GCTCATACTGTCAAGTGAAAATAATGCAGTTCTTTGATGCTTCTTCGGAGGTGGAACTGAGACTACAGCTAGGGGGCTGGAATATCCAAAGCTCTAAAGATATCTTTGTGGATGCAAATGACACCTCTTTAACAATCAGAGCACAGCACTCTGGGTCTCTTATTACACTTCTAGAAACTAATAAACTGTTTGACAAAGTAAAGCCTGCTGAAACAATATG GTTTATAGATGATGATCAACTGGTCGTAAATTTGAAGAAGCAGGATCCAGATTTAAAATGGCCTGATATTGCAGAGGCCTGGGAATCCCTGATAGCAGGATCATCACAGTTTCTGAAAGGCGCATCAATCTATATTATTGGAGACTCGACTGAAATCAACCAGAAAGTCAGTCGAGAACTTGCAGTCGGCATTGG TTACACACCACTAAGTACAAAAGAGTTGCTGGAAAGTACAAAAGAGTTGCTGGAAACATTTGCCAAGCAGAGCATTGATTCAT GGGTACTTGCTGAAGGCCCTGATTCTGTAGCAGAAGCAGAAACTGCTATATTAGAAAGTTTAAGTAG TCATGTCCGAGCTGTAGTTGCAACGTTAGGAGGGCACCAGGGAGCTGCAAGAAGGGCTGATAAATGGCGACATCTTTATGCAGGGTTTACTGTATGGCTGTCACAGACTGAAGCCATAG ATGAAGATTCAGCAAAAGAAGAAGCCAGGAGAACCATTGAAGATGGTAGGCTAGCTTATTCAAATGCAGATGTGGTTGTGAAATTTCAAGGTTGGGATGCTGATAATGCTAAAAGTGTGGCACAGGCATGCTTGAGTGCCCTTAAACAATTAATTCTATCAGACAAGAAACTTCCAG GTAAGAAGAGCCTTTATATAAGATTGGGATGCCGTGGTGATTGGCCAAACATTAAGCCTCCTGGATGGGATCCATCAACTGGGGATGAAGTAGCATCTCCTGGTTCATAg
- the LOC107431362 gene encoding inactive poly [ADP-ribose] polymerase RCD1, with protein sequence MNANIAKASDDNHRVTLCLKRKHATHCASYFTGVNHTGLPHLSDLNKPGKRRKLEGCESRSQFKRSLCKSYSNFMRSGIPKRLMFHQNGGWTDFCQDLVDLVRNEFQVKKAVVDVEFNDQHYLLDFLHMIWLDLKKDLQLPIAWIDEAGKCFFPEVYADDVDEPYENGNNEEQLFVEPCDSHVIKLQVEIEINGLNNSVLKECSGESNAFVKNIQIGQEPATEKCAVEVEDSCNRDPDIEVDEALDQEMEAKILRVAESVNKKLDSDTVRKMFLKGVTAFGDVDISEIYQCSGASLQARFDLFQKQVEITRNHRGDANVRYAWLASSKGELSTVMMYGLGHCGQSAIKSICGIGVHLTAASYSDASANYCDVDENGVRHMFFCRVIMGNMELIHPGSKQFLPSSSDFDSGVDDLQEPRHYIVWNTNMNTHIYPEYVVSFKVTANAEGDLAGSEGKHDVSGVTSFCHQTLGRSVLETSAVYAGGGIQRISDSRRTQASKSQMNSDSGKSEEKAASLGSSTSLRVPKSPWMPFPMLFAAISNEVPPKNMELIDTYYNIFRAQKISRADFVKKLRLIVGDNLLRSTIAKLQCKVPMKSKSDLEESKTNIEVRGAFN encoded by the exons ATGAATGCAAATATCGCAAAGGCATCGGATGATAATCACAGAGTCACACTCTGCTTAAAGAGAAAGCATGCAACCCATTGTGCATCATATTTTACAGGAGTTAACCACACTGGGTTGCCACATTTATCTGACTTGAATAAGCCTGGCAAGAGAAGAAAATTAGAAGGATGTGAAAGCAGGTCTCAATTTAAAAGATCCTTGTGCAAGTCTTATTCAAATTTTATGAGAAGTGGCATCCCCAAACGTCTTATGTTTCATCAGAATGGCGGATGGACTGATTTTTGTCAGGATCTTGTTGATTTGGTTAGGAATGAATTTCAAGTTAAAAAGGCTGTTGTTGATGTTGAGTTTAATGATCAGCATTATCTGCTAGATTTTTTGCACATGATATGGCTGGACTTAAAAAAAGATTTACAGCTACCTATAGCTTGGATCGATGAAGCAGGGAAGTGCTTCTTTCCAGAAGTTTATGCTGATGATGTTGATGAACCTTATGAAAATGGGAATAATGAAGAACAATTGTTTGTGGAGCCCTGCGATTCTCATGTGATCAAGCTACAGGtggaaattgaaataaatggaCTAAATAATTCTGTTTTGAAGGAATGTAGTGGGGAGTCAAAtgcttttgttaaaaatattcaGATTGGTCAAGAACCTGCTACCGAAAAATGTGCTGTGGAAGTTGAGGATAGTTGCAACAGGGATCCTGATATTGAAGTTGATGAAGCTCTTGATCAAGAGATGGAGGCCAAAATATTGAGGGTGGCTGAATCTGTAAATAAAAAGTTAGATTCTGATACTGTGCGAAAAATGTTTCTCAAGGGAGTAACTGCTTTTGGCGATGTAGATATAAGTGAGATATATCAATGCTCAGGGGCTTCCTTGCAAGCTCGGTTTGACCTGTTCCAGAAGCAGGTTGAAATTACGAGAAATCATCGTGGTGATGCAAATGTACGCTATGCTTGGCTTGCTTCATCAAAAGGGGAACTCTCTACTGTAATGATGTACGGGCTTGGTCATTGTGGACAATCGGCAATTAAGTCTATATGTGGCATTGGTGTTCATCTTACAGCTGCTAGCTACTCTGATGCCAG TGCAAATTATTGTGATGTTGACGAAAATGGAGTACGGCACATGTTTTTTTGTCGTGTAATAATGGGAAATATGGAACTTATTCATCCTGGAAGTAAACAATTTCTTCCCAGTAGCAGTGACTTTGACAGTGGAGTAGATGATCTTCAGGAACCAAGACATTACATAGTCTGGAATACCAATATGAACACTCACATCTATCCAGAATATGTGGTTAGTTTCAAGGTTACAGCCAATGCTGAAG GGGATCTGGCTGGAAGTGAAGGTAAGCATGATGTTTCAGGGGTTACATCTTTCTGTCACCAGACTCTAGGCCGGTCAGTATTAGAGACATCTGCAGTTTATGCT GGAGGTGGTATCCAACGAATTTCAGACTCTAGGAGAACTCAAGCAAGCAAAAGTCAAATGAATTCAGATTCTGGGAAATCCGAGGAAAAAGCTGCAAGTCTAGGGTCTTCTACATCTTTAAGAGTTCCCAAATCTCCATGGATGCCTTTCCCTATGTTGTTTGCTGCTATCTCAAATGAAGTTCCTCCTAAAAATATGGAACTAATTGATACATATTATAACATATTTAGG GCACAGAAGATATCACGGGCTGATTTTGTCAAAAAGTTGAGATTAATAGTTGGAGATAATCTGTTGCGGTCTACAATAGCAAAGCTTCAATGCAAG GTGCCCATGAAATCCAAGAGTGATTTGGAAGAATCGAAGACAAATATAGAGGTTCGGGGTGCATTTAATTGA
- the LOC107431357 gene encoding TMV resistance protein N-like — MAYQNLCIAISCSGLHSMCLFVITILLRASRKIKEDLLSTCMASSSSAAAISPREKHEVFLSFRGEDTGNGFTSYLYDALCRKQILTYMDDHQLERRVEISSTLHKAIKESRISVIIFSENYASSTWCLDELVKILECKKRNSQTVISIFYDIEPSVIRKQEESYAEAFAKLEERFKENMDKLGNTMQACS, encoded by the exons ATGGCTTATCAAAATTTATGTATTGCAATTTCTTGCAGTGGGCTCCACAGCATGTGCCTTTTCGTAATTACAATTCTTTTGAGGGCTTCAAGGAAAATCAAAGAAGACCT GTTATCTACATgcatggcttcttcttcttctgctgctGCTATCTCCCCTCGAGAAAAGCATGAAGTATTTCTCAGTTTCAGAGGCGAGGACACAGGCAATGGTTTTACTAGCTATCTTTATGATGCTTTATGCAGGAAGCAAATCCTAACCTACATGGATGATCACCAACTTGAGAGACGTGTTGAAATTTCATCCACACTTCACAAAGCTATCAAGGAATCCAGGATCTCAGTGATCATTTTCTCGGAAAATTATGCTTCTTCAACgtggtgtttggatgaactaGTAAAAATACTTGAATGCAAGAAAAGAAATAGCCAGACCGTCATATCCATTTTTTATGACATAGAACCATCGGTTATACGGAAACAGGAAGAGAGTTATGCTGAAGCATTTGCTAAACTTGAAGAGCGTTTTAAGGAGAACATGGATAAGCTAGGTAACACAATGCAGGCATGCTCTTGA